The following proteins are encoded in a genomic region of Zea mays cultivar B73 chromosome 9, Zm-B73-REFERENCE-NAM-5.0, whole genome shotgun sequence:
- the LOC109942412 gene encoding protein trichome birefringence-like 19, with the protein MILAFVILPDREMLPPPLVSDDHGGGNLSCNIFKGEWVPDPGAPRYTTETCPVIHGHYDCMRYGRPDLGFVRWRWRPEGCELPRFDAARFLRATRGKSMAFVGDSLARNQMHSLVCLLARAEQPAPWTNASYVFRFERHGFTVSLFWSPFLVRAVETDPDGPTRSGAGLWSLHLDEPDAGWAAHATEFDYVVVSAGSWFFRPSMFHVHGRLVGCNGCLAPNVTDLTLRYSLRMAFRTALRAAVDAPGIGKRSRRTVVVRTLSPSHYENGDCARARPLRRGEWEMNAVEKDMYAIQAEEFGAARRVSNGARMLLLDATEAMALRPDAHPSKYRLWQPDRFNVSRDCLHWCLPGTMDACNDMLLHMLLH; encoded by the coding sequence ATGATCCTTGCGTTCGTGATCCTGCCTGACCGCGAgatgctgccgccgccgttggtAAGCGATGACCATGGCGGTGGCAACCTGTCATGCAACATCTTCAAGGGCGAGTGGGTGCCGGACCCGGGCGCGCCGCGCTACACCACGGAGACCTGCCCGGTGATCCACGGCCACTACGATTGCATGAGGTACGGCAGGCCGGACCTCGGCTTCGTCCGGTGGCGGTGGCGTCCCGAGGGGTGCGAGCTGCCCCGCTTCGACGCGGCGCGGTTCCTCCGCGCAACGAGGGGCAAGTCCATGGCGTTCGTCGGCGACTCGCTTGCCAGAAACCAGATGCACTCGCTGGTATGCCTTCTGGCGCGCGCCGAGCAGCCGGCGCCGTGGACCAACGCGAGCTACGTGTTCCGCTTCGAGCGCCACGGGTTCACCGTCTCTTTGTTCTGGTCCCCGTTCCTCGTGCGCGCCGTCGAGACGGACCCAGACGGCCCGACGCGGAGCGGGGCGGGCCTGTGGAGCCTCCACCTCGACGAGCCGGACGCCGGGTGGGCGGCGCACGCCACCGAGTTCGACTACGTGGTGGTCTCGGCGGGGAGCTGGTTCTTCCGCCCCTCCATGTTCCATGTACACGGCCGTCTCGTCGGGTGCAACGGCTGCCTcgcgcccaacgtcaccgacctgACGCTCCGGTACTCTCTGCGGATGGCGTTCCGGACCGCGCTCCGCGCAGCCGTGGACGCGCCAGGCATTGGAAAGCGCTCCAGGAGGACGGTGGTCGTGCGCACGCTCTCGCCGTCGCACTACGAGAACGGTGACTGCGCGCGGGCGCGGCCGCTCAGGCGCGGCGAGTGGGAGATGAACGCGGTGGAAAAGGACATGTACGCGATACAAGCGGAGGAGTTCGGGGCGGCGAGGAGGGTGAGCAATGGGGCCAGGATGCTACTGCTCGACGCGACGGAGGCAATGGCGCTGCGGCCGGACGCGCACCCGAGCAAGTATCGTCTGTGGCAGCCTGACCGGTTCAACGTATCGCGCGACTGTTTGCACTGGTGCCTTCCCGGCACCATGGACGCCTGCAATGACATGCTGCTCCACATGTTGTTGCATTAA